Proteins from one Candidatus Methylomirabilota bacterium genomic window:
- a CDS encoding alcohol dehydrogenase catalytic domain-containing protein, which yields MKAITFHGTGDVRVESVADPKIMEATDVVVRITTSAVCGSDLHPYHGRGAAPGGPPLVESGSVMGHEFMGVVEEVGAGVTRVKKGDRIIAPFSISCGSCDWCRMRLPTQCTTTGRAVFGGRFGKQYPGGQAEWIRVPFADHMCEKVPAGMTDEQVFFLGDILSTGYFCAENAGIRPGDTVALFGAGPVGLLALQSAQLFGPSRVYVVDRVDYRLKLAEEMGGIPVDLDKVEPVAELRRLTGGRGPDAVLECVGHEVPFGQAIQAVRPGGTVSSVGVYVENSIGFPVRDAFFKDLTLKMGICNARNFILPLMPLIQTGKLQPTRIITHTLPLADGPKGYAIFDKKEDRAIKVMLKP from the coding sequence ATGAAGGCGATCACGTTCCACGGGACCGGCGATGTGCGGGTCGAATCGGTGGCCGACCCGAAGATCATGGAGGCGACCGACGTCGTGGTGCGGATCACGACGAGCGCGGTCTGCGGCTCGGACCTGCACCCCTACCACGGCCGGGGCGCCGCTCCCGGCGGGCCGCCGCTCGTCGAATCGGGCTCGGTCATGGGGCACGAGTTCATGGGAGTGGTGGAGGAGGTGGGCGCGGGGGTCACGCGCGTCAAGAAGGGCGACAGGATCATCGCGCCCTTCTCGATCTCCTGCGGCTCCTGCGACTGGTGCCGGATGCGCCTGCCGACCCAGTGCACGACCACGGGGCGCGCGGTCTTCGGCGGGCGCTTCGGCAAGCAGTACCCGGGCGGCCAGGCCGAATGGATCCGCGTCCCCTTCGCCGATCACATGTGCGAGAAGGTGCCCGCCGGCATGACCGACGAGCAGGTCTTCTTCCTGGGCGACATCCTCTCGACCGGCTACTTCTGCGCCGAGAACGCGGGCATCCGCCCCGGCGACACGGTCGCGCTGTTCGGCGCGGGGCCGGTGGGGCTCCTCGCCCTGCAGTCGGCGCAGCTCTTCGGCCCGTCGCGCGTGTACGTCGTGGACCGCGTGGACTATCGCCTGAAGCTCGCGGAGGAGATGGGCGGCATTCCGGTGGACCTCGACAAGGTCGAGCCGGTCGCCGAGCTGCGGCGGCTCACCGGCGGGCGCGGCCCCGACGCGGTCCTCGAGTGCGTCGGCCACGAGGTGCCCTTCGGCCAGGCCATCCAGGCGGTGCGGCCGGGTGGCACGGTCTCGTCGGTGGGCGTCTACGTCGAGAACTCGATCGGCTTCCCGGTGCGCGACGCGTTCTTCAAGGACCTGACGCTCAAGATGGGCATCTGCAACGCGCGCAACTTCATCCTGCCGCTGATGCCGCTCATCCAGACGGGCAAGCTCCAGCCGACGCGCATCATCACCCACACCCTGCCGCTCGCGGACGGGCCGAAGGGCTACGCGATCTTCGACAAGAAGGAAGACCGCGCAATCAAAGTAATGCTGAAACCGTAG
- a CDS encoding ABC transporter permease subunit — translation MRVWLWRAAVLLAALAVWEAAARMLNPILYVGPSRLPGALGRVLATRDLPPLAGHVWLTLGEIAAAYALAVAGGLWVGFLLGLRKTLGRIYEPLLAALYAVPSVVWYPSLMLFFGLGPASKIAFGVLLGFFPVTLSVLAGIRQVPATLVTVAQSMGAGPWTLFRKVMLPAMASTMVGGLRTGLALSVVGVLVGELIGARAGLGYVINYAYGLMMTAEYAALVVLVAAAVLLLDGVGSLIEGRVKRWAG, via the coding sequence GTGAGGGTGTGGCTCTGGCGCGCGGCGGTGCTGCTGGCGGCGCTCGCCGTCTGGGAGGCCGCGGCGCGCATGCTCAACCCCATCCTCTACGTCGGGCCCTCGCGCCTGCCAGGAGCGCTCGGCCGCGTGCTCGCGACCCGCGACCTGCCGCCGCTCGCAGGCCACGTATGGCTCACGCTGGGCGAGATCGCGGCGGCCTACGCGCTCGCCGTCGCGGGCGGGCTGTGGGTCGGCTTCCTCCTCGGTCTCCGGAAAACGCTCGGGCGGATCTACGAGCCGCTGTTGGCGGCGCTCTACGCCGTGCCGAGCGTGGTCTGGTACCCCTCGCTCATGCTGTTCTTCGGTCTCGGCCCCGCCTCCAAGATCGCCTTCGGCGTCCTGCTCGGCTTCTTTCCCGTGACGCTCTCGGTGCTCGCGGGCATCCGCCAGGTGCCGGCGACCCTCGTCACCGTCGCGCAGTCCATGGGCGCCGGACCATGGACGCTGTTCCGCAAGGTCATGCTGCCCGCCATGGCCTCGACCATGGTCGGCGGATTGCGCACGGGGCTGGCGCTCTCCGTCGTGGGCGTCCTCGTCGGCGAGCTCATCGGCGCCCGCGCCGGGCTCGGCTACGTGATCAACTACGCGTACGGGCTCATGATGACGGCCGAGTACGCGGCGCTCGTCGTGCTCGTCGCGGCGGCGGTGCTGCTGCTCGACGGCGTGGGCTCGCTGATCGAGGGACGGGTGAAGCGATGGGCCGGATGA
- a CDS encoding ABC transporter permease, which produces MKVLACQALSATVALFAWEAAVRWGVVDPLFVPAPSAVLRVFVATAADTLPRLGDTLVKTLLGYALAVGVGVPAGLLLGSRPTAHAVAMPYVVALYGIPKILILPWIALIFGIGLSTAALSAAVFAIFPVVVLVAAGTRDVDPTLVTVAVSMGASRTQVSRKVLLPAVLPSVLTAMRVAVVFAMLGALLAEMLAGNRGMGFQMQRMALAFRAPELFAATAIVSALSISVVLFLEHLNQRLGRWR; this is translated from the coding sequence ATGAAGGTGCTCGCATGCCAGGCACTGTCCGCTACGGTGGCGCTCTTCGCCTGGGAGGCGGCGGTACGCTGGGGCGTGGTCGACCCGCTCTTCGTCCCGGCGCCGTCGGCGGTTCTCCGTGTTTTCGTGGCGACGGCGGCCGACACCCTGCCGCGCCTCGGCGACACGCTCGTCAAGACGCTTCTGGGCTACGCGCTCGCCGTCGGCGTGGGCGTGCCGGCCGGGCTCCTGCTGGGCTCGCGGCCGACGGCGCACGCGGTCGCCATGCCGTATGTCGTGGCCCTCTATGGCATCCCGAAGATCCTAATCCTGCCGTGGATCGCCCTCATCTTCGGCATAGGGCTCTCGACGGCGGCGCTCTCGGCGGCGGTGTTCGCGATCTTCCCTGTGGTCGTGCTGGTCGCCGCCGGCACCCGTGACGTCGACCCGACGCTCGTGACGGTGGCCGTATCCATGGGCGCGAGCCGCACGCAAGTCAGCCGCAAAGTACTGCTCCCCGCGGTGCTGCCCTCGGTGCTGACCGCGATGCGGGTGGCCGTGGTCTTCGCCATGCTGGGTGCGCTCCTGGCGGAGATGCTGGCCGGCAACCGCGGCATGGGCTTCCAGATGCAGCGCATGGCGCTGGCGTTCAGGGCGCCGGAGCTCTTCGCGGCCACGGCGATCGTCTCGGCCTTGTCCATCTCGGTCGTGCTGTTTCTCGAACATCTGAACCAGCGCTTGGGGCGCTGGCGCTAG
- a CDS encoding ChbG/HpnK family deacetylase, whose translation MTSRPAAGTPAAGTPAAGAPAAEPKVLIVNADDFGLTAGVSRGILEGHRNGIVTSTTVLVNRAIPPAQVEELKASALGVGVHLNLTLGTPVADPKRVPSLVDAEGRFVRDAREAAARAKLDEARIELGTQIDVFRGIMGRFPTHLDTHHHVGRLEPVLGVVLDFARALRVPVRSQDAEVRRAARSLGLRTPDHFMGESGAQAYWSRERVLEQLAALPAGLSEFMTHPGYFDDELAYSRYGRQRETELAGLTDPAARQAAKDNRIRLAHFGNC comes from the coding sequence ATGACCTCAAGGCCAGCCGCGGGCACGCCAGCCGCGGGCACGCCGGCCGCGGGAGCCCCAGCCGCGGAACCAAAGGTCCTGATCGTGAACGCCGACGACTTCGGCCTCACGGCCGGTGTGAGCCGCGGCATCCTCGAGGGCCACCGGAACGGCATCGTCACGAGCACCACCGTTCTCGTGAACCGCGCCATCCCGCCTGCACAGGTGGAGGAGCTCAAGGCCTCGGCCCTCGGCGTCGGCGTGCACCTCAACCTGACACTCGGGACGCCCGTCGCCGATCCCAAGCGCGTGCCCTCGCTCGTGGACGCCGAGGGCCGGTTCGTCCGCGACGCGCGCGAGGCCGCGGCGCGGGCCAAGCTCGACGAGGCGCGCATCGAGCTTGGCACCCAGATCGATGTCTTCAGGGGGATCATGGGACGCTTCCCGACCCACCTCGACACCCACCACCACGTCGGGCGGCTCGAGCCCGTCTTGGGGGTGGTGCTCGACTTCGCCCGGGCGCTCCGCGTGCCCGTGAGAAGCCAGGACGCGGAGGTGCGCCGAGCCGCGAGGTCTCTTGGTCTCAGGACGCCGGACCACTTCATGGGCGAGTCCGGCGCGCAGGCCTACTGGTCGCGCGAGCGGGTCCTGGAGCAGCTGGCCGCGCTCCCCGCGGGCCTTTCGGAGTTCATGACCCACCCGGGCTACTTCGACGATGAGCTCGCCTACAGCCGCTACGGACGCCAGCGCGAGACCGAGCTCGCGGGCTTGACGGACCCGGCAGCCAGGCAGGCGGCGAAGGACAACAGGATCCGCCTCGCCCACTTCGGGAACTGCTGA
- a CDS encoding ABC transporter substrate-binding protein, with protein sequence MTTRRNFLKTAAAGVAAAAVARTSAAGAQPLTPVKIGAVVLGDFGVVTPTLVGIEKGYFKQNGLDAELIPFKGGPDLLKGVLSGSADIGITGATDPLVFRERGAPIRALATIVEKNHFTLTVVPKVKRLEDLKGGTIGCTAVGSTTWVFARMLAKKMNWDPEKDVRIIGVGGLDAQMAGLKRGELQGSIFGDAGVVLEAEGAGHILMRLDELTPQWISLVAYSTDDIIKAKRDVLTRALKSIFQGARFCRDNAGESIKIASKAIGWPEAPTKRAYELIRPLLSTDGRMDLDAMKFMQDTLLELGVLKTRLPLSDMYTPEFTPVKL encoded by the coding sequence ATGACGACGAGGCGGAACTTCCTCAAGACGGCGGCGGCGGGAGTGGCGGCAGCCGCGGTGGCGCGGACCTCGGCTGCGGGAGCCCAGCCGCTGACGCCGGTCAAGATCGGCGCGGTCGTGCTCGGCGACTTCGGAGTCGTGACGCCGACCCTGGTCGGGATCGAGAAGGGCTACTTCAAGCAGAACGGTCTCGACGCCGAGCTGATCCCCTTCAAGGGCGGCCCCGACCTGCTCAAGGGCGTGCTCTCCGGCTCGGCCGACATCGGGATCACTGGGGCGACGGACCCGCTCGTCTTCCGCGAGCGCGGGGCGCCGATCCGGGCGCTGGCCACGATCGTCGAGAAGAATCACTTCACGCTCACGGTCGTGCCCAAGGTGAAGCGCCTCGAGGATCTCAAGGGCGGCACCATCGGCTGCACCGCCGTCGGCTCCACCACGTGGGTCTTCGCCCGCATGCTGGCCAAGAAGATGAACTGGGACCCCGAGAAAGACGTGCGCATCATCGGCGTCGGCGGCCTCGACGCGCAGATGGCGGGGCTCAAGCGCGGCGAGCTCCAGGGCAGCATTTTTGGCGACGCGGGCGTGGTCCTCGAGGCTGAGGGCGCCGGGCACATCCTGATGCGGCTCGACGAGCTGACCCCCCAGTGGATCAGCCTCGTCGCCTACTCGACCGACGACATCATCAAGGCCAAGCGCGACGTGCTCACCCGGGCGCTCAAGAGCATCTTCCAGGGCGCCCGCTTCTGCCGCGACAACGCCGGCGAGAGCATCAAGATCGCCTCCAAGGCCATCGGCTGGCCCGAGGCCCCGACCAAGCGCGCCTACGAGCTCATCCGCCCGCTGCTGTCGACGGATGGGCGCATGGACCTCGACGCGATGAAGTTCATGCAGGACACCCTTCTGGAGCTGGGCGTCCTCAAGACGCGGCTGCCGCTCAGCGACATGTACACGCCCGAGTTCACACCGGTGAAGCTCTAA
- a CDS encoding ABC transporter ATP-binding protein, with amino-acid sequence MTAAAPIAIEGVGKRYVTPSGPIPAVDGVSLTVRPREFVSLLGPSGCGKSTVLAMIGGLVRPDSGSILIDGEPVTGPNPKKVALVFQDPGLFPWRTALDNVGFGLELLGVPSARRREIALGLLEPMGLKGFEAKYPRELSGGMRQRVAIARALALDTPILLMDEPFGALDEQTRLLMGEWLVGVRRRTARTIVFVTHSLHEAIALSDRIAVMTARPGSIKDVIEVPLPYPRALDGPEAVALHAKLWAQVREESLRAMDGQR; translated from the coding sequence GTGACCGCCGCTGCGCCCATCGCCATCGAAGGCGTCGGCAAGCGCTACGTGACGCCGAGCGGTCCCATTCCCGCCGTCGATGGGGTCAGCCTGACGGTGCGCCCGCGCGAGTTCGTCTCGCTCCTGGGCCCGAGCGGCTGCGGCAAGTCTACCGTGCTCGCCATGATCGGCGGTCTCGTGCGCCCGGACTCGGGCTCCATCCTGATCGACGGCGAGCCGGTCACGGGCCCGAACCCGAAGAAGGTCGCCCTCGTCTTCCAGGACCCCGGACTCTTCCCGTGGCGCACGGCGCTCGACAACGTCGGCTTCGGCCTCGAGCTCCTGGGCGTGCCGTCCGCGCGCCGGCGCGAGATCGCGCTGGGACTGCTCGAGCCCATGGGGCTCAAGGGCTTCGAGGCTAAGTACCCGCGCGAGCTCTCGGGCGGCATGCGCCAGCGGGTCGCCATCGCGCGGGCGCTGGCGCTCGACACGCCCATCCTCTTGATGGACGAGCCCTTCGGCGCGCTCGACGAGCAGACGCGGCTCCTCATGGGCGAGTGGCTCGTCGGGGTGCGCCGGCGCACCGCGCGGACCATCGTGTTCGTCACGCACAGCCTCCACGAGGCGATTGCGCTGTCCGACCGCATCGCAGTCATGACGGCCCGGCCAGGGTCCATCAAGGACGTGATCGAGGTGCCCCTGCCCTACCCCCGCGCCCTCGATGGGCCCGAGGCCGTCGCACTCCACGCCAAGCTCTGGGCGCAAGTGCGCGAGGAATCTTTGAGGGCAATGGACGGACAACGGTGA
- a CDS encoding ROK family protein — protein MPKRGLIGVDLGGSVVAAGLVTSDGEVLAQAQDPTHKRGPGTAVATILDVIQRMHLTARAFGVIVEGVGIGVPGTVDAERGVIGQNVHYVPELAGAPLAATVAAETGIPVYVDNDVNVLALGEWMFGAGRGARFLVVLAIGTGVGGGIIQDGRLVRGQGGFGGELGHVPINFDGRPCICGGQGCLKTYVSGTDIGLMGTERLKRNVFAADVFRMADEGNPTCQEVVTEVCRALGAGLAVIVNGLNPERLIVTGGVAESLKPLELRIHTQLQRYAFARALESTRVEIVPQSKQSTVRGGAALVQYETERRRVAIR, from the coding sequence ATGCCGAAGCGGGGTCTCATCGGTGTGGACCTTGGCGGCTCGGTGGTTGCGGCCGGGCTCGTCACCTCCGACGGCGAGGTGCTGGCCCAGGCGCAGGACCCGACCCACAAGCGCGGCCCCGGCACCGCGGTCGCGACCATCCTCGACGTGATCCAGCGGATGCACCTGACGGCGCGCGCCTTCGGCGTGATCGTCGAGGGTGTCGGCATTGGCGTGCCGGGCACCGTGGACGCCGAGCGCGGCGTCATCGGCCAGAACGTCCACTACGTGCCGGAGCTGGCGGGCGCGCCGCTCGCGGCGACGGTCGCGGCCGAAACCGGGATCCCCGTCTACGTGGACAATGACGTCAACGTGCTGGCGCTCGGAGAGTGGATGTTCGGCGCGGGACGGGGCGCCCGCTTTCTCGTCGTGCTCGCGATCGGCACCGGTGTGGGCGGCGGCATCATCCAGGACGGGCGGCTCGTGCGCGGGCAGGGCGGCTTCGGCGGCGAGCTCGGTCACGTGCCGATCAACTTCGACGGACGCCCCTGCATCTGTGGCGGGCAGGGCTGCCTCAAGACGTACGTCTCGGGCACGGACATCGGGCTCATGGGAACAGAGCGTCTTAAACGCAATGTCTTCGCCGCCGACGTGTTCCGCATGGCCGATGAGGGCAACCCGACCTGCCAGGAGGTGGTCACCGAGGTCTGCCGCGCGCTCGGCGCCGGGCTCGCGGTGATCGTCAACGGCCTCAACCCGGAGCGCCTCATCGTCACGGGCGGGGTGGCGGAGTCGCTCAAGCCGCTCGAGCTCCGCATTCACACGCAGCTCCAGCGCTACGCCTTCGCGCGAGCGCTCGAGTCGACTCGCGTCGAGATCGTGCCGCAGAGCAAGCAGTCGACCGTGCGCGGCGGCGCCGCGCTGGTCCAATACGAAACTGAGCGACGGAGGGTGGCGATCCGATGA
- a CDS encoding HemK2/MTQ2 family protein methyltransferase: MTADGGLLLFLYRGCAFRVADGVQPPKAGSLLFCRHLEFRSGETVLEIGTGVGLAAVLAAREGCRVLATDVVPAAVECARANALLNGVADRLEVRLGDCFEPARGQAFDLICTSPPQMPTPPGRERDDPSAAADNGGVDGWELLDRVIAGAHAHLQPGGRLIFTLFGFLGPKGACARLEAAGLEPSILARESHGFPRIGYERLEHIRGLDTEGALRAAGMPATVERLVVQGTRPR; this comes from the coding sequence GTGACGGCCGACGGGGGCCTGCTCCTCTTCCTCTACCGCGGCTGCGCGTTCCGCGTCGCCGACGGCGTCCAGCCTCCCAAGGCCGGCTCGCTCCTCTTCTGCCGCCATCTCGAGTTCCGCTCCGGCGAGACCGTGCTCGAGATCGGCACCGGTGTCGGGCTCGCCGCGGTGCTGGCCGCGCGCGAGGGCTGCCGCGTCCTCGCCACCGACGTGGTGCCGGCGGCGGTCGAGTGCGCCAGGGCCAACGCGCTCCTGAACGGCGTCGCCGACCGGCTTGAGGTGCGTCTCGGCGACTGCTTCGAGCCCGCCCGCGGGCAGGCTTTCGATCTCATCTGCACGAGCCCGCCCCAGATGCCGACGCCGCCGGGGCGCGAGCGCGACGACCCAAGCGCGGCCGCCGACAATGGCGGCGTGGACGGCTGGGAGCTTCTCGACCGGGTGATCGCCGGCGCGCATGCGCACCTCCAGCCCGGCGGCCGGCTCATCTTCACCCTATTCGGCTTCCTCGGGCCCAAGGGCGCCTGCGCGCGGCTGGAGGCGGCTGGACTCGAGCCGTCCATCCTCGCCCGCGAGTCGCACGGCTTTCCGCGGATCGGCTACGAGCGGCTCGAGCACATCCGCGGCCTCGACACGGAAGGGGCCCTGCGGGCGGCCGGCATGCCCGCCACGGTTGAGCGTCTCGTGGTCCAGGGAACGAGGCCCCGATGA
- a CDS encoding ABC transporter substrate-binding protein has product MDRRAFLAGTVALLAAPLGAHAQQLAKLPTIGFLGASTPSGMSRWVAAFLDRLHELGWTEGRNVTIEYRWAEGRTERSAEIVAEFVRLKVNVIVTYGTAAVLVAKQATSVIPIVFAAAADPVGNSLVSSLARPGGNVTGISLQQTDTTGKRFQLLRDLVPNLRRLAIIAHVASAGAMLEMRNLQALAGTLGLEASALEIRRPEDIAPAVEALKGRAEALFVVVDPLLFANRRQIHTLALGAQLLTICNYREFTEEGCLMSYGPNYPDLWRRAADFVDKILRGTKPNEIPVEQPTRFDLVVNLSTAKALRLTIPQSFLLRVDHFIE; this is encoded by the coding sequence ATGGACCGACGGGCGTTTCTTGCTGGCACCGTGGCGCTTCTCGCCGCGCCCCTCGGCGCGCACGCGCAGCAGTTGGCGAAGCTGCCGACCATCGGGTTCTTGGGCGCGAGCACACCGTCAGGTATGAGTCGTTGGGTTGCCGCATTCTTGGACCGACTTCACGAACTAGGTTGGACTGAAGGTCGTAACGTCACGATCGAGTATCGGTGGGCGGAGGGACGCACCGAGCGCTCCGCCGAGATCGTCGCCGAGTTTGTCCGACTCAAGGTCAACGTCATTGTCACGTATGGTACCGCGGCAGTCCTGGTGGCAAAGCAGGCGACATCGGTTATACCGATTGTCTTCGCAGCTGCAGCGGACCCGGTTGGCAACTCTCTCGTCTCAAGTCTGGCGCGACCAGGCGGCAATGTTACCGGCATCTCGCTTCAGCAGACCGATACCACCGGGAAACGATTCCAACTTCTGCGTGACCTTGTACCTAATCTCCGTCGGTTGGCGATCATCGCCCATGTCGCAAGTGCCGGCGCCATGCTCGAAATGCGCAATTTGCAAGCGCTAGCCGGCACGCTGGGTCTAGAGGCGTCCGCCCTCGAAATTCGGCGACCTGAGGACATAGCGCCGGCTGTCGAGGCGCTCAAGGGCCGGGCGGAAGCTCTTTTTGTCGTCGTGGACCCATTGTTGTTCGCCAATCGGAGGCAGATCCACACTTTGGCGCTGGGGGCGCAACTTCTGACAATTTGTAATTACCGGGAGTTCACCGAAGAGGGATGCCTGATGTCCTATGGACCCAACTACCCGGACTTGTGGCGCCGCGCCGCTGACTTTGTCGACAAAATTCTGCGCGGGACGAAGCCGAACGAAATCCCTGTCGAGCAGCCGACCAGATTTGATTTGGTTGTAAACCTGAGCACGGCGAAGGCGCTTCGCCTCACGATTCCGCAGTCGTTTTTGCTGCGAGTGGATCACTTCATTGAGTGA
- a CDS encoding LysE family transporter has protein sequence MRVAHVFTHNPAWATIFALTVTNPTTILSFAAIFAGLGLGGGAGGYGPATLMVAGVFLGSAFWWLLLSTGVGFLRSAITPAHLRWVNRGAAVIITAFGLGALLSLLA, from the coding sequence GTGAGGGTGGCGCATGTGTTCACGCATAATCCCGCCTGGGCCACGATCTTCGCCCTGACCGTCACGAACCCGACGACCATCCTCTCCTTCGCGGCGATCTTCGCCGGGCTGGGTCTCGGAGGCGGCGCCGGCGGCTACGGCCCCGCCACGCTCATGGTGGCGGGCGTCTTCCTGGGCTCGGCCTTCTGGTGGCTCCTGCTCAGCACCGGTGTCGGCTTCCTCCGCTCTGCTATCACGCCGGCCCACCTGCGCTGGGTGAATCGCGGCGCCGCCGTCATCATCACGGCCTTCGGGCTCGGCGCCCTCCTGAGCCTGCTCGCCTGA